The region CTTTTTCAGGAAGTGGTATTACAAACACTGCACTGACGATACCACATGCTAAAGATGGCTCTATAGCTTTCAGCGGAGCTAATGGTGGAATCATCTCCGGGCGTACTGATTATGAAAATAAGGTCATTAATCTAACCTCAATTAATGGCACTGCAAAATCTCAAAGTCAAACGCTAAATAATGTTTTAATTAACACCAATACCAGTATTGATAATAGTAAAATGGCTACTTTCGCGGCTAATGTTACTATAACAGATAATACAAAAACGCCTGCAGTTACTAAAACACAGTCGATTAATTCTTCTTTTAAATTACTTCCGGAGTACAAACAAAATCTGAATATTGAGATTAAAAAGTGTGGCGCATATACAAGACCAAAAGATGCCAGCCAGATGACCCTTGAAAATAAAATCTGGCGTGAGTTTATGTGTAATGATCTTGGAGTGGATACCAGTGGTAATTTTAATCCATTTGATGTAAGCAGCTCTACTAATATTAAAAGGTTCCATGGTGCCAGATTCCAGTGGGGAAGTAATGGTTTAGGGAATCAACAAAATATAAGATGGATTACCAAGGATGTAGATCAGGATACAAAGTATAATCCGGGATTAGCTTTCAACTCTCCGGGAGCGCCGGCTGGAAACCCCAATGGTGCAGGCTGGAGAGGAATAGGATGGATTGCCGGCGGTTTGTACCCATGGACAGATACTTCAGCCGGAGCATCAACACTTCCTGCTAATTCGTGGACGACTAGCGGTAATGGAGGTGTAAACAATCCATGTCCTAGTGGCTACAGAATTCCTACTAAAGAAGAATGGACAGATGCAGCCAATGCCGGAGATGGATTTAATAAATTCACAAGAACAGGAAATGCAAGTGTTGATTTTGGAGATGAATATGGCAGAGGACGTTGGTTGGGGAATGCATTATTTATTCCTTTTGGCGGCTACCGCCGTATTACTTCTACTAAAGTTCCGAGTTCTGCTCAAGGAGAATTGGCTGCTCGCCGTACAGAGAATGCATTTTACTGGACAAGTTCAAGAGATGAGGGTGGAGCAGATCTGGTTTACTTCTCTTCCATAACACCATCAGGAACAATCTCTTCCGGTACAACTCATCCTACACATGGGATGGCCGTTAGATGTATAAAAGAATATAATTAGTTATAAGCTGTATGACTTTGAAAACAAAGATATAGCTCTTCATAAGAACAATCTCATCATTTGTTTGTAAAACTGATATGTTTTACCGGTAGTTCCAAGAGCTGCCGGTTTTATTTATTTGCTTTTAGAAATATAATTATTTAATCAGTGTTTTGGCCAGATTTCCCACTTCAATTAATTTTTCTTTTAACGACTCATTCCATGGTAATCCAAGAGTCAGGCGCATACAATTGTGATATTGATCCTGGAGTGTAAATACACGTCCCGGAGCAATACAGATATTCTTTTTCATTGCCAGCTCAAAAAGTTCAACGGTATTAATATCTCCAGAGAATTCCACCCACAAGGCAAGTCCTCCTTTGGGCTGGCTTATCTTGGTCCCTTCCGGAAAATGTTGAGCAATGGTTTGTGCATAGTTTAAATAGTTTTCCTGAAGTGTTTTACGAAGCTGCCATAAATGTTTTTCATATTTACCACTTTTTAGGAAGCTGCCAACGCTTTCATTAATAATGGAGTTAGAGCAGATAGAGTGTACCAGTTTTAATTTCATAATCTGATCTTTGTATTTTCCCGGGGCTATCCATCCCACACGGTACCCCGCTGCAAGGGTTTTGGATATAGAACTGCACCAGAGTACATTACCTTCTGTATCAAAAGCTTTACAACAGCTTGGTCTTTTATTGCCAAAATGAAGATCTCCGTACACATCATCTTCCACAATTGGAATATTATGCTTTGATAGAAGCTGTACTACAGCTTTTTTATTTTCATCAGGCATACAGCTGCCTAAAGGAGTATTAAAATTTGGAATTAGAAGACATATATCTATTTTTGAAACCAGTTTTTCCAGTTCATCAACCAAAAGTCCGGTTTCAGGGTGGGTCGGAAGTTCCAGTACTTTTAATCTCAGGCTTATCGCCAACTGCAATATTCCCGGATAGCAAGGACTTTCTATTGCAATTGTATCTCCCGGTTTGGTAAGAGCCATCAAACAGAAAGATAAAGAGTTCATGCCGCCGTTGGTAGTAATAATATCGTCTTCATTTAGATTTCCGCCCCAGTTAAGAGACCTGGCTGCAATCATACGGCGAAGCGTTACATTGCCTTGTAGAGATTCATAAGAAGTTCCGCCTCCTTTTAGAGTTCTTGTAGCCTGTATCACTTCCTTCTTCAGTTGGGGTAACGGGATTAGCTCACCGTCTGGTGCACCAATAGAGAAAAGTGTTAAGTCTTCACGTCCAATGTTTGTAAATACCTTGTTAATAAGTTCATTGGGTTCGTTGCTGCTGGCGACTGGGGATGGCTTACTCGTCTCTGGGAGTGGTAAGCGAAGATAAGGAAGCTGGCTTACAAAATATCCTGATTGTGGTACTGAATAAATAAGAGACTGAGATTCCAACTCCAGAAAAACTCTTTTAGCAGTGTTCATACTTACGTTATGATTCTGACATAAAGCTCTCACAGAGGGCAGTCTTTCACCTTCTTTCAAAACCCCGCTTTTGATCTGAGCAGAAAGTTTGTGTGTAATGGAACTGTATAGGAAATCGTTTTTCATATTACAAATATATCTGTATCCATTTAAATTTAAAAAATTGAGACTGTATTTATTTTTTTGAACCTCATAATTTTGTTTTCAATAAAAATAGCAAGATGATGAGAGATACTGTAATATCTACTGCACAAACTGACAATACAACAAAAGGCTGGATCAATGGCTTTATAGGAGTCTTACTTTTCAGCGGGTCATTACCAGCAACAAAAGTTGCCGTTATGGATTTATCTCCATATTTTGTAACCGCAGCAAGAGCTTCTATCGCAGGAGTTCTGGCATTATTAGTTCTGCTTATTTTTAAAGAAAAAAGACCTTCGAAACAGCAAATTGTTCCTATTATGTTGGTTTCCCTCGGAGGTGTAGTAGGATTCCCTTTATTATCCGCAATGGCTTTGCAGTATTTTACCTCTGCTCATTCTATTGTATTTATAGGTTTATTGCCTTTAGCAACTGCCATATTCGGGATTTTTCGTGGTGGAGAGAAAGCACCAAAGCCTCTTTTTTGGGTATTCTCAATTTTAGGGAGCCTGTTGGTTGTTGGTTATGCAGTAGCTCAAGGAATTTCTGTAGCCCCGGTTGGAGATCTTTTAATGATTCTGGCAATTATATTATGTGCTTTGAGTTATGCTGAAGGTGCAAAACTTTCAAAAGATCTGGGTGGGTGGCAGGTTATTTCGTGGGCACTAGTTATCGCATTGCCTATTACTGCTCCGTTAACTTTCTTTCTGCTTCCGGAATCTTTGGATACAGTAAGTATTCCAGCATGGATGGGAGTTGCTTATGTTGCTTTATTCAGTATGTTTATAGGATTTATATTCTGGTACAAAGGACTTGCACAGGGAGGCATTGCAGCAGTAGGACAACTACAGCAATTGCAACCATTTTTTGCATTGGCGTTAGCCTCCACCTTGCTTCACGAAAAAGTAAGTATTGGTATGATTGCAGTCACTTTAGGGGTTATCCTTTGTGTAGTCGGTGCCAAGAAATATGCTAAATAAAATTTCAGTTTTTTTTAGACTGGGGCTCTTTTGCCTGATTTATGAAGTCTGAAGTTTCTTCATGCCCAGAAGATTCTTAATGATAAAAAAGAGTCCCAGTATTATAAACGGAATACTTAAGATTTGTCCCATATTTAAAATCATTCCGTGTTCGAAATTCACCTGATCTACTTTTATAAATTCTACAGCTATTCTTAAGATGAAAATAAGGCAGATGCTTATTCCAAAGTAAAAACCTTTTCCTGCTTTAAAGATTCCTTTCTGGTAGATAAAATAAACTAAAAAGAAGATAATAAAATAAGAAATCGCTTCATATAACTGAGCAGGATGTCTCGGAACATCATCTACATGTCTGAATACAAATGCCCATGGTAAGTTAGATTGAGTACCTATTATTTCTGAGTTCATCAGATTTCCTAATCGGATAAATGCACCACCTAAAGGAGCAACAATAGCAATAATATCGAAGATTCTCAGAAACTGAATTTTGTATTTCCGGGCATAGAATATCATCATAATAATAAGACCGATTACACCACCATGACTTGCCAGCCCTGCATATCCGATAAAATGATAAGCACCATCTTCACCTTTCTGAATAGGCAAAAATACTTCCAGCGGGTGTTGGGAATAATAATCGAAATCATAGAATAGGCAATGTCCTAATCTGGCACCAACCAGAATGCCAATAAATGCATAAGCAAATAAAGCTTCGTGTGCTTTTTCACTCAGCTGCTCTTTTTTATATACTTTTCCAAGAAGATTATAGCAAAGAATTAATCCTATACAAAATAATAAACCATAATATTTTAAGGGAAATCCGCCACCTATATTAACGATTTCAGGATTTACATCCCAGTTGATGTAAAGTAAACTCATTTATTTTTTATTTTGTTTTAACTATTGGATTATGTTTTACAGGGAAATTCACAGAATTAGCGATAAAGCAGTATTCATTTGCCTTTTTATGAAGTTCGATAGCTTTTTCAATCATATCGCTGCTTTTAACAATAACAACCGGATTAAGTGTTACTTCTTTAAAATAGCCATTTCCATTTTGTTCTTCAAACATTATACCCTGAGCTTCATCTGTATATTCCTCTACGATAATATGATTTGCAGAGCAGAAGTGCAGGTACCAAAGCATATGGCATGAAGAAAGAGATGATACCAGTAAATCTTCAGGATTATGTTTGGTTGGATCACCCAGAAAAGCAGGATCAGAAGATGCCTGAATTACAGCTTTTTGTTCAACAATAATATTGTGGCTTCTTTCGTAATTTTTATAGTGATCTGTACCCGAACCTTTATTACCGGTCCACTCAACCTTAGTCTGGTAATGGTGCTCCTTCATAAGTGTTTTTCCCTTTTTGCAGGCCAAATATACGGAATAAATGCTTAAACTATTTTTGACTTCCTAAGGTTTTGATAGCCAGAGCAGCAATGTCTGATGTCACTTTTGTAGGAGAATTACAATCACAATTGCTTAGTCCAAGAATATAAATGTCCTGTTTAGGAAAATAGATACCCATTGTTTTAAATCCAAAAATGCTTCCGCCGTGTTCTCTTGTCGGCTGTCCTGTAATTTCTTTAATATGCCAGCCGTAACCGTAAGTAAATTCCTGCCCGCTATTAAGTTTATATTTTCTATAAGATTTCTGGATATTTTTAGGTTTTAGCAATAAATTCTGATTAAGGGCTTTTTGCCACTTTAGCATGTCAGCTGTAGTAGACATTAACGATCCCGATGAAAAAGAAACACTAAAGCTGATAATTGATTTATTGACATAAACATTTCCTTTCTTATGATATCCATAAGCTCTGTTTTTAATCACTTTTCGGTCACTTGCATAATATGAATTTGTCATACCTGCTTTATCAAAAATATTTTTCTGTATAAAATTTTCATAAGTAACTCCGGAAGTTAATTCTATAATATAGCCCAGTAAAACATAGCCAGCATTATTGTATTCAAATTTCTCTCCCGGAGCAAAATCTATTGGTTCATTTTTGAAGAAATCAACCATCATTTTGGGAGTCATTTCCTTCTGTGCGATATCTTGTAAAGATTTCATTTTTGTAAAGTCTTTGATTCCGGAGGTATGGGTTAGCAGATGATGAATTGTGATTTTATTTCCGGAAGGGTAGTCCGGTACATATTTGGATACTGGATCCGTTACCTTTAGTTTTCCTTGTTCTTCAAGAATAAGTATTGCAATAGCTGTAAATTGTTTAGTTATAGAGCCTAATTGGAACACACTTTCAGGGTTCAAATCTGTATTTAATTCCAAATTTGATTTTCCAAATGCCTTTTTGTACACAGGTTTTCCATCCTTTGTAATCATGAATACTCCGCCTGGACCATTGATGTCTCCAAATTCTGTTTTGATAATACTATCTGTTTTTTGCTCCAAATTCTGAGAAAATAGTGTAGTAATGGTAAATAGAAATAGAAACGCTGAAAAAATTCTTTTACTGTACATAGTTTTAATTCATATTAGGTAAATATACATAATACTATGTTATGCAAGATAATGTATTTATAAAATTAACTGAGCAAATACCTGATTTATTATTTCAATACTATTTTCACTTAGATTATACTTAAAAGATTCTAATGCCTCTTTAACATCTCTATTTCGATGATGTTATTATCTTTTAAAAAATCTTCTTTATACTCTTTTATCAGTTCACGCTTTCTTTCAGCCCCATTTATAAATTTTCCTCCTGAGTAATGATCCGGAATTTCACCAATATTACTAGACGGATCACTTCTGTAATTTCTAAATGCTTTTATATATTGTGGGTAGGTTATTTTTATGGCATCAGTATCTCTACTTCTTATGGGATATACAAAATTTCTTTTTTCATGTTTGATACCCTTTATTTCCCAGATGTAACTTTTAGTATCATCTTCGATTTTTACTATTAATCCGGGCAATCCTCCAAATTTATACGGACCATTTGGAATAGGAATTTCCTGACAAAACCATGCCGTCCATTTTCTTCCTCCGTATTTTGCAGTTGCCTTTTGAGCCTTAAAGTTTAGTATCTGAATAGTCTCATGTGAGAGCTCCCAATGAATTTGAATTTCTTCATTAATATTATAGCGTCTGCTAGCTATATTTTCGAAGAATTCCAAATTATTAGGGGAATCGTTTCTTTTAATTACTCTGGTATAAGTCATGATTTTATTTGGAGGCATAGAGTTTATTCCTCTTTTAAAATTTTCAGATAGTACAGAATCTACTGCATAGGCACTCTGACTGAAATATTCAGATTTTTCCTTACCAATGCTTAAAATCATTATTTCATTCTCAATATTTTGTTTTTGAGTGGAATCAGAAATGTATTTGTACTCATAAATAAATTGTTGATTCTGACTGAAAAATATATTGCTGATAAGAAGTACTAAAAGTAAAATGCATTTGTTCATTTTAGTATTTCTATAGACCATATTAATTAAGACTTGAAAAGAATAGATAATGTATTGAACTAATACTTGTTTATTTGCATTTCGTTTAATAGATATTTGTAGTGATTTGAATTTCATTGTAAAATGGTTAAGTTTTTTGTTGATTTTTAGTTTTTAATAAAATTAAGAAAAAAATGAATTAAATGCTTTTGATAATATTCATTTTATGCTATCACCTTATTTGTAAAATAGTTTCAGAAATAATTTATAATATCCGGGTCTATATATCGATTTACAGTTGGTTTAATAATAAAAGCCGGTAAAAGAATATTTACCGGCTCTTTCTATTTATTATGAAAATGTGTAATGTTATTATTTAACCGCTATGAAAATATCAACTTCAGCGTTTTCAGGGTTTTGTGCTTTTTCATCATAAATTTCAAAATCTGCTGTATAGCTTCTGTCGAGATCCATATTCCATATTTTCAGCCATTTATTGTAAACAATACCTTCTGTCAAGTTTCCTTTTATAGTTTGTTTACTATAATCTGAAGATTCAATAATCTTCCCGACCATTCCTTCAGGAATAGTATCCAGACTGTTTACCTTACATCCTAAAATAGTAGTATAAGGTTTTGTGTAATCTTTCTCGTAATCTGTGTAAATACAATAAATAGCATGATCAGCTTTATTCGGTATCTGGTTTATGATCCCTTCTGTCATAAACTTATTCCATAATACCGGAATATCCTGGGCTGCCTTCTGGTTTTCATTTGTTGTTCTTACGGCGATACCTATTACGTAAAATGTGTCGAGCTTGTGGTGCATAATTTCTTAGTGTTTACTTTTATGACCACAAATTTATAATACTACTGTGACAACCCTTTGTCAGTAGTAATTTAGTTCTGCAAATAATAAAAAACGGACAGCCTGAAAGGCTGCCCGATAAAACTGTTGTATGAGACAGTTTTTACACATAAATGAATGATAATATTACGATGAAATAATATCCAAGTTAAGTTTTATTATACTATATCTATACTTAATATTATTATGGGTTACAGGTCACAATTTGTTTACCTGTTCCGTTACCGGACATGTAGGTAATGTTAATGACAGACTGTGTAGCCGTAACAGTATTGGTTCCGGTAGTATTCCATTTTATATTATTAAGTGTATTTCCGTTGTATAATTCCAAAGGTTCCAATGCGCCTCCGGATGATTTGCTACCAAAGAGTGAAATCTTTCCGTCTTTACTAATTACAACTCTTACCAGTGGGGCAGAAGGTGTTCCTTCAAGATCCCAAATTTCATAGGTTCTGTTAGCAGGAAGTGCAGCAGGGCGTAAAAGCGCAGGTACAACATCGCTTCCGTATACTGTTCCGTC is a window of Elizabethkingia anophelis R26 DNA encoding:
- a CDS encoding FISUMP domain-containing protein gives rise to the protein MKTENFKSLSITLLLVLLSSCRSNDTDNTLNPDSKANTTVKINLLGSDFAGATEPEFTASAGKGSIIASNAVQTQITMIDPSTFISTEVTPVFKALNTQAAMSGTKAAVSGNNLGNGMQFRVIAYRSASSTSPGAYVAHRDYRVNGANVELVNPAEGDLWLDNSISYDIVAYSFATASLPNITTEKGNISGAKADYINNTDMMYVKMPNQTFAKGSNTLGIILRHKTALIEKVNVNVLDSQLSFSGSGITNTALTIPHAKDGSIAFSGANGGIISGRTDYENKVINLTSINGTAKSQSQTLNNVLINTNTSIDNSKMATFAANVTITDNTKTPAVTKTQSINSSFKLLPEYKQNLNIEIKKCGAYTRPKDASQMTLENKIWREFMCNDLGVDTSGNFNPFDVSSSTNIKRFHGARFQWGSNGLGNQQNIRWITKDVDQDTKYNPGLAFNSPGAPAGNPNGAGWRGIGWIAGGLYPWTDTSAGASTLPANSWTTSGNGGVNNPCPSGYRIPTKEEWTDAANAGDGFNKFTRTGNASVDFGDEYGRGRWLGNALFIPFGGYRRITSTKVPSSAQGELAARRTENAFYWTSSRDEGGADLVYFSSITPSGTISSGTTHPTHGMAVRCIKEYN
- a CDS encoding aminotransferase-like domain-containing protein, with amino-acid sequence MKNDFLYSSITHKLSAQIKSGVLKEGERLPSVRALCQNHNVSMNTAKRVFLELESQSLIYSVPQSGYFVSQLPYLRLPLPETSKPSPVASSNEPNELINKVFTNIGREDLTLFSIGAPDGELIPLPQLKKEVIQATRTLKGGGTSYESLQGNVTLRRMIAARSLNWGGNLNEDDIITTNGGMNSLSFCLMALTKPGDTIAIESPCYPGILQLAISLRLKVLELPTHPETGLLVDELEKLVSKIDICLLIPNFNTPLGSCMPDENKKAVVQLLSKHNIPIVEDDVYGDLHFGNKRPSCCKAFDTEGNVLWCSSISKTLAAGYRVGWIAPGKYKDQIMKLKLVHSICSNSIINESVGSFLKSGKYEKHLWQLRKTLQENYLNYAQTIAQHFPEGTKISQPKGGLALWVEFSGDINTVELFELAMKKNICIAPGRVFTLQDQYHNCMRLTLGLPWNESLKEKLIEVGNLAKTLIK
- a CDS encoding DMT family transporter, which codes for MRDTVISTAQTDNTTKGWINGFIGVLLFSGSLPATKVAVMDLSPYFVTAARASIAGVLALLVLLIFKEKRPSKQQIVPIMLVSLGGVVGFPLLSAMALQYFTSAHSIVFIGLLPLATAIFGIFRGGEKAPKPLFWVFSILGSLLVVGYAVAQGISVAPVGDLLMILAIILCALSYAEGAKLSKDLGGWQVISWALVIALPITAPLTFFLLPESLDTVSIPAWMGVAYVALFSMFIGFIFWYKGLAQGGIAAVGQLQQLQPFFALALASTLLHEKVSIGMIAVTLGVILCVVGAKKYAK
- the lgt gene encoding prolipoprotein diacylglyceryl transferase, whose product is MSLLYINWDVNPEIVNIGGGFPLKYYGLLFCIGLILCYNLLGKVYKKEQLSEKAHEALFAYAFIGILVGARLGHCLFYDFDYYSQHPLEVFLPIQKGEDGAYHFIGYAGLASHGGVIGLIIMMIFYARKYKIQFLRIFDIIAIVAPLGGAFIRLGNLMNSEIIGTQSNLPWAFVFRHVDDVPRHPAQLYEAISYFIIFFLVYFIYQKGIFKAGKGFYFGISICLIFILRIAVEFIKVDQVNFEHGMILNMGQILSIPFIILGLFFIIKNLLGMKKLQTS
- a CDS encoding OsmC family protein, which translates into the protein MKEHHYQTKVEWTGNKGSGTDHYKNYERSHNIIVEQKAVIQASSDPAFLGDPTKHNPEDLLVSSLSSCHMLWYLHFCSANHIIVEEYTDEAQGIMFEEQNGNGYFKEVTLNPVVIVKSSDMIEKAIELHKKANEYCFIANSVNFPVKHNPIVKTK
- a CDS encoding serine hydrolase domain-containing protein; amino-acid sequence: MYSKRIFSAFLFLFTITTLFSQNLEQKTDSIIKTEFGDINGPGGVFMITKDGKPVYKKAFGKSNLELNTDLNPESVFQLGSITKQFTAIAILILEEQGKLKVTDPVSKYVPDYPSGNKITIHHLLTHTSGIKDFTKMKSLQDIAQKEMTPKMMVDFFKNEPIDFAPGEKFEYNNAGYVLLGYIIELTSGVTYENFIQKNIFDKAGMTNSYYASDRKVIKNRAYGYHKKGNVYVNKSIISFSVSFSSGSLMSTTADMLKWQKALNQNLLLKPKNIQKSYRKYKLNSGQEFTYGYGWHIKEITGQPTREHGGSIFGFKTMGIYFPKQDIYILGLSNCDCNSPTKVTSDIAALAIKTLGSQK
- a CDS encoding GLPGLI family protein, yielding MNKCILLLVLLISNIFFSQNQQFIYEYKYISDSTQKQNIENEIMILSIGKEKSEYFSQSAYAVDSVLSENFKRGINSMPPNKIMTYTRVIKRNDSPNNLEFFENIASRRYNINEEIQIHWELSHETIQILNFKAQKATAKYGGRKWTAWFCQEIPIPNGPYKFGGLPGLIVKIEDDTKSYIWEIKGIKHEKRNFVYPIRSRDTDAIKITYPQYIKAFRNYRSDPSSNIGEIPDHYSGGKFINGAERKRELIKEYKEDFLKDNNIIEIEMLKRH
- a CDS encoding GyrI-like domain-containing protein, which translates into the protein MHHKLDTFYVIGIAVRTTNENQKAAQDIPVLWNKFMTEGIINQIPNKADHAIYCIYTDYEKDYTKPYTTILGCKVNSLDTIPEGMVGKIIESSDYSKQTIKGNLTEGIVYNKWLKIWNMDLDRSYTADFEIYDEKAQNPENAEVDIFIAVK